A genomic region of Papaver somniferum cultivar HN1 chromosome 7, ASM357369v1, whole genome shotgun sequence contains the following coding sequences:
- the LOC113298934 gene encoding uncharacterized protein LOC113298934 isoform X6 encodes MQHYQRPSLQVPPSNMPQMQPPPSHLPLLPHSHLSRPPPMAGSLPMPSMCNSPQLPPMPVQMGRQGSANHTVQPMPQGRLMHMKQMHSRSVPADALQQPPHGGYANGMPNIQGPSGPSGPGQMYPPLGGPYNHGQPVQMSMVAALNPFQNGGTYNRKRFPEEGFPREATSPSYASYLETLMRDSGPPPAVGTWPQPRRKGFDEESALARDSRQHDKPYGDSFRELDRLQEPKKYCEIDNFQVVDKYPDSYRGFDSYYNHGHDGPGMLSRCNHFPPDDLDHRPRISLTTEVSHEQSCHDSRECDKKSSSQERDQSPERTEMAIERDVQHQQDGGGERIQQIQQKLQQQQKQPQQQLLEVDEIQPEPSSILEERITCIKELQKLQQQKKQLPQQLLEVDEIQHEPSSDGISSSILEERTACIKELQKLQPQQKQQQLLEVNEIQLEPSSHGISSSILEKRTTCSKEDQYPKAIMEANEISGPAAVMRFSNDPEVLQKLGDGIGFGVSSDVVKPTEYNSPDDNAEDKSAKEDTSTSSGISSSILVERITCIKENQYPKAIMEANEIGDPAVVMRFSNDPEVLQKLGDGMDFGVSSDVVNPTEYNAPDDNAEDKSAKVDTSVHQTDGVGDIEEMDRLPKEERIREKRKMSQSRSSYRKKIKRSVRRAALAAQSREDNAPHCDTGHERKECVTATSGNTLPIVEELEIGNLQHDFSSDPISASMPEENVEELMSCIKKDPYLKPIVEDIEIGGPTKEMDRLLKERLTEIRKMPNKQRSSKRKKFKRLYERAALAAQSSNNALYTGHGREECVAAVASGNIVAIPNVEELEIGNIQHDLSSDPISTSISEEDLEELMSCIEKDPYLKPIVEDIEIGGPTVMMRYLNDPEVLQKLGQAMGFGLSGEIVDTTEPNAPADYADDKSTKENDSIVYAGHKGNRGHKDVGNEGVLVPIWNEAIAAEQVNFYGFCYNCRERGHKASQCPKEKVQAGDKREQSNTGVGISNVQPRDEVVAPAWNEAIAAEPNFKRFCYNCRERGHKASQCPKEKVQTGDEREKPNTGVGNSNVQPHGQVVAPALNGAIAAKPTKFNRFCYNCRERGHKASQCPKEKVQAGYKLVQPDTGGRKQ; translated from the exons ATGCAACATTAT CAAAGACCTTCTTTACAAGTCCCACCCTCAAATATGCCGCAGATGCAGCCACCACCATCTCATTTACCCCTCCTACCACACTCTCATTTGTCTCGCCCTCCCCCAATGGCAGGTTCTTTGCCCATGCCCTCGATGTGTAACTCACCACAATTGCCACCAATGCCCGTTCAAATG GGGAGGCAAGGTTCGGCGAATCATACGGTGCAGCCAATGCCACAAGGACGTTTGATGCATATGAAACAAATGCATTCAAGATCTGTACCAGCTGATGCTCTACAGCAACCCCCACATGGTGGTTATGCGAATGGGATGCCTAATATTCAGGGACCTTCAGGACCAAGTGGACCCGGCCAAATGTATCCTCCATTGGGTGGTCCTTACAACCACGGACAACCTGTTCAAATGTCAATGGTTGCAGCACTTAATCCGTTCCAG AATGGTGGTACATACAATCGTAAAAGGTTTCCTGAGGAGGGATTCCCTAGGGAGGCCACTTCCCCTAGTTATGCTTCCTATCTAGAGACACTTATGCGGGATAGTGGACCCCCACCAGCAGTTGGCACTTGGCCTCAACCAAGGAGGAAAGGGTTTGATGAAGAATCTGCTTTAGCAAGAGACTCGAGACAACATGACAAGCCTTATGGCGATTCATTCCGTGAACTGGACAGATTGCAGGAACCCAAGAAATATTGCGAGATTGATAATTTTCAAGTAGTGGATAAATATCCAGATAGCTATCGTGGCTTCGACAGCTACTACAACCATGGACATGATGGGCCTGGGATGCTTAGTAGATGTAATCATTTTCCACCTGATGATCTTGATCATAGGCCACGTATATCCCTAACCACAGAAGTTAGCCATGAACAGTCTTGCCATGATTCCCGTGAATGTGATAAAAAGAGTTCGAGTCAAGAGAGAGATCAAAGTCCAGAAAGAACTGAAATGGCTATAGAAAGAGATGTCCAACATCAACAAGATGGAGGAGGtgagagaatacaacaaatacAGCAAAAactgcaacagcagcagaaacaaccGCAGCAACAACTACTTGAGGTTGATGAAATCCAGCCTGAGCCTTCTTCTATTCTTGAAGAAAGAATAACTTGTATCAAGGAACTGCAGAAACTGCAACAGCAGAAGAAACAACTGCCTCAGCAACTACTTGAGGTTGATGAAATCCAGCATGAGCCTTCTTCAGATGGTATTTCATCTTCTATTCTTGAAGAAAGAACAGCTTGTATCAAGGAACTACAAAAACTGCAACCGCAGCAGAAACAACAGCAACTACTTGAGGTTAATGAGATCCAGCTTGAGCCTTCTTCACAtggtatttcttcttctattcttGAAAAAAGAACAACTTGCAGCAAGGAAGATCAATATCCAAAAGCTATTATGGAAGCTAATGAGATCAGTGGTCCAGCTGCAGTGATGAG ATTCTCAAATGATCCTGAGGTTTTACAGAAGTTGGGGGATGGTATAGGCTTTGGAGTTTCAAGTGATGTTGTCAAACCAACTGAATATAATTCACCAGATGATAATGCAGAAGATAAATCTGCCAAAGAGGACACGTCGACTTCTTCTGGcatttcttcttctattcttGTAGAAAGAATAACATGCATCAAGGAAAATCAATATCCAAAAGCTATTATGGAAGCTAATGAGATCGGTGATCCAGCTGTAGTGATGAG GTTCTCGAACGATCCCGAGGTTTTACAGAAATTGGGGGATGGTATGGACTTTGGAGTTTCAAGTGATGTTGTCAATCCAACTGAATATAATGCACCAGATGATAATGCAGAAGATAAATCTGCCAAAGTGGACACGTCTGTTCATCAGACAGATGGTGTTGGCGACATTGAG GAAATGGATAGGTTGCCGAAAGAAGAGAGGATTAGAGAAAAAAGGAAAATGAGTCAGTCACGGAGCAGTTATAGGAAAAAGATAAAAAGATCAGTAAGGAGGGCTGCACTGGCTGCACAATC GAGAGAAGATAATGCTCCTCATTGTGATACTGGTCATGAAAGAAAGGAGTGTGTAACAGCTACTTCGGGAAACACTCT CCCTATTGTAGAAGAACTTGAGATTGGTAATCTCCAGCATGACTTTTCCTCAGATCCTATTTCTGCCTCTATGCCCGAAGAAAATGTTGAAGAACTAATGTCTTGCATCAAGAAAGATCCATATTTAAAACCTATTGTAGAAGATATCGAGATTGGCGGTCCAACG AAGGAAATGGATAGGTTGCTGAAAGAGAGGCTTACAGAAATAAGGAAAATGCCTAACAAGCAACGGAGCAGTAAGAGGAAAAAGTTCAAAAGATTATATGAAAGGGCTGCACTGGCTGCGCAATC ATCAAATAATGCTCTTTATACTGGTCATGGAAGAGAGGAGTGTGTAGCAGCAGTTGCTTCAGGAAACATTGTggcaat CCCTAATGTAGAAGAACTTGAGATTGGTAATATCCAGCACGATTTATCCTCAGATCCTATTTCTACCTCCATCtccgaagaagatcttgaagaacTGATGTCTTGCATCGAGAAAGATCCATATTTGAAACCTATTGTAGAAGATATCGAAATTGGTGGTCCAACAGTAATGATGAG GTACTTGAATGATCCTGAGGTACTGCAAAAGTTGGGGCAGGCTATGGGTTTTGGCCTTTCAGGGGAAATTGTAGATACAACTGAACCTAATGCTCCAGCTGATTATGCAGATGATAAAAGTACCAAAGAGAATGATTCGATTGTCTATGCTGGGCACAAGGGGAACCGTGGGCACAAGGATGTTGGCAACGAAGGGGTTTTAGTGCCAATATGGAATGAGGCTATTGCAGCAGAACAGgttaatttttatgggttttgttaTAACTGTCGTGAAAGGGGGCATAAGGCATCGCAATGCCCTAAAGAGAAGGTGCAAGCAGGAGACAAACGTGAGCAATCAAACACTGGGGTTGGAATCAGTAATGTGCAACCTCGTGACGAGGTTGTAGCACCAGCATGGAACGAGGCTATTGCAGCAGAGCCAAATTTCAAGCGATTTTGTTATAACTGTCGTGAAAGGGGGCATAAGGCATCGCAATGCCCTAAAGAGAAAGTGCAAACAGGGGATGAACGTGAGAAACCAAACACTGGGGTAGGAAACAGTAATGTGCAGCCTCATGGCCAGGTTGTAGCACCAGCATTGAATGGGGCTATTGCAGCAAAACCTACTAAGTTCAATCGGTTTTGTTATAACTGTCGTGAAAGGGGGCATAAGGCATCACAATGCCCTAAAGAGAAGGTGCAAGCAGGATACAAACTCGTGCAACCAGACACTGGGGGCCGCAAACAGTAA
- the LOC113298934 gene encoding uncharacterized protein LOC113298934 isoform X4 gives MPSMCNSPQLPPMPVQMQRSSLQVPPSNMPQMQSPPSHLSLLPHSHLSRPPPVAGSLPMPSMSNSPQLPPMPVQMQRSSLQVPSSNMLQMQPPPSHLSLPPHSHLSRPPPMAGSLPMHSMSNSPQQRPSLQVPASNMPQMQPPPCHLSLPPYSHLSRPPPMTGSLPVPSLLNSPQLPPMPVQMGRQGSANHTVQPMPQGRLMHMKQMHSRSVPADALQQPPHGGYANGMPNIQGPSGPSGPGQMYPPLGGPYNHGQPVQMSMVAALNPFQNGGTYNRKRFPEEGFPREATSPSYASYLETLMRDSGPPPAVGTWPQPRRKGFDEESALARDSRQHDKPYGDSFRELDRLQEPKKYCEIDNFQVVDKYPDSYRGFDSYYNHGHDGPGMLSRCNHFPPDDLDHRPRISLTTEVSHEQSCHDSRECDKKSSSQERDQSPERTEMAIERDVQHQQDGGGERIQQIQQKLQQQQKQPQQQLLEVDEIQPEPSSILEERITCIKELQKLQQQKKQLPQQLLEVDEIQHEPSSDGISSSILEERTACIKELQKLQPQQKQQQLLEVNEIQLEPSSHGISSSILEKRTTCSKEDQYPKAIMEANEISGPAAVMRFSNDPEVLQKLGDGIGFGVSSDVVKPTEYNSPDDNAEDKSAKEDTSTSSGISSSILVERITCIKENQYPKAIMEANEIGDPAVVMRFSNDPEVLQKLGDGMDFGVSSDVVNPTEYNAPDDNAEDKSAKVDTSVHQTDGVGDIEEMDRLPKEERIREKRKMSQSRSSYRKKIKRSVRRAALAAQSREDNAPHCDTGHERKECVTATSGNTLPIVEELEIGNLQHDFSSDPISASMPEENVEELMSCIKKDPYLKPIVEDIEIGGPTKEMDRLLKERLTEIRKMPNKQRSSKRKKFKRLYERAALAAQSSNNALYTGHGREECVAAVASGNIVAIPNVEELEIGNIQHDLSSDPISTSISEEDLEELMSCIEKDPYLKPIVEDIEIGGPTVMMRYLNDPEVLQKLGQAMGFGLSGEIVDTTEPNAPADYADDKSTKENDSIVYAGHKGNRGHKDVGNEGVLVPIWNEAIAAEQVNFYGFCYNCRERGHKASQCPKEKVQAGDKREQSNTGVGISNVQPRDEVVAPAWNEAIAAEPNFKRFCYNCRERGHKASQCPKEKVQTGDEREKPNTGVGNSNVQPHGQVVAPALNGAIAAKPTKFNRFCYNCRERGHKASQCPKEKVQAGYKLVQPDTGGRKQ, from the exons ATGCCCTCGATGTGTAACTCACCACAATTGCCACCAATGCCCGTTCAAATG CAAAGGTCTTCTTTACAAGTCCCACCTTCAAATATGCCGCAGATGCAGTCACCACCATCTCATTTATCCCTCCTACCACATTCTCATTTGTCTCGCCCTCCCCCAGTGGCAGGTTCTTTGCCCATGCCCTCGATGTCTAACTCACCACAATTGCCACCAATGCCTGTTCAAATG CAAAGGTCTTCTTTACAAGTCCCGTCCTCAAATATGCTGCAGATGCAGCCACCACCATCTCATTTATCCCTCCCACCACATTCTCATTTGTCTCGCCCTCCCCCAATGGCAGGTTCTTTGCCCATGCACTCGATGTCTAACTCCCCACAG CAAAGACCTTCTTTACAAGTTCCAGCCTCAAATATGCCGCAGATGCAGCCACCGCCATGTCATTTATCCCTCCCACCATATTCTCATTTGTCTCGCCCTCCCCCTATGACAGGTTCTTTGCCCGTGCCCTCGTTGTTGAACTCACCACAATTGCCACCAATGCCCGTTCAAATG GGGAGGCAAGGTTCGGCGAATCATACGGTGCAGCCAATGCCACAAGGACGTTTGATGCATATGAAACAAATGCATTCAAGATCTGTACCAGCTGATGCTCTACAGCAACCCCCACATGGTGGTTATGCGAATGGGATGCCTAATATTCAGGGACCTTCAGGACCAAGTGGACCCGGCCAAATGTATCCTCCATTGGGTGGTCCTTACAACCACGGACAACCTGTTCAAATGTCAATGGTTGCAGCACTTAATCCGTTCCAG AATGGTGGTACATACAATCGTAAAAGGTTTCCTGAGGAGGGATTCCCTAGGGAGGCCACTTCCCCTAGTTATGCTTCCTATCTAGAGACACTTATGCGGGATAGTGGACCCCCACCAGCAGTTGGCACTTGGCCTCAACCAAGGAGGAAAGGGTTTGATGAAGAATCTGCTTTAGCAAGAGACTCGAGACAACATGACAAGCCTTATGGCGATTCATTCCGTGAACTGGACAGATTGCAGGAACCCAAGAAATATTGCGAGATTGATAATTTTCAAGTAGTGGATAAATATCCAGATAGCTATCGTGGCTTCGACAGCTACTACAACCATGGACATGATGGGCCTGGGATGCTTAGTAGATGTAATCATTTTCCACCTGATGATCTTGATCATAGGCCACGTATATCCCTAACCACAGAAGTTAGCCATGAACAGTCTTGCCATGATTCCCGTGAATGTGATAAAAAGAGTTCGAGTCAAGAGAGAGATCAAAGTCCAGAAAGAACTGAAATGGCTATAGAAAGAGATGTCCAACATCAACAAGATGGAGGAGGtgagagaatacaacaaatacAGCAAAAactgcaacagcagcagaaacaaccGCAGCAACAACTACTTGAGGTTGATGAAATCCAGCCTGAGCCTTCTTCTATTCTTGAAGAAAGAATAACTTGTATCAAGGAACTGCAGAAACTGCAACAGCAGAAGAAACAACTGCCTCAGCAACTACTTGAGGTTGATGAAATCCAGCATGAGCCTTCTTCAGATGGTATTTCATCTTCTATTCTTGAAGAAAGAACAGCTTGTATCAAGGAACTACAAAAACTGCAACCGCAGCAGAAACAACAGCAACTACTTGAGGTTAATGAGATCCAGCTTGAGCCTTCTTCACAtggtatttcttcttctattcttGAAAAAAGAACAACTTGCAGCAAGGAAGATCAATATCCAAAAGCTATTATGGAAGCTAATGAGATCAGTGGTCCAGCTGCAGTGATGAG ATTCTCAAATGATCCTGAGGTTTTACAGAAGTTGGGGGATGGTATAGGCTTTGGAGTTTCAAGTGATGTTGTCAAACCAACTGAATATAATTCACCAGATGATAATGCAGAAGATAAATCTGCCAAAGAGGACACGTCGACTTCTTCTGGcatttcttcttctattcttGTAGAAAGAATAACATGCATCAAGGAAAATCAATATCCAAAAGCTATTATGGAAGCTAATGAGATCGGTGATCCAGCTGTAGTGATGAG GTTCTCGAACGATCCCGAGGTTTTACAGAAATTGGGGGATGGTATGGACTTTGGAGTTTCAAGTGATGTTGTCAATCCAACTGAATATAATGCACCAGATGATAATGCAGAAGATAAATCTGCCAAAGTGGACACGTCTGTTCATCAGACAGATGGTGTTGGCGACATTGAG GAAATGGATAGGTTGCCGAAAGAAGAGAGGATTAGAGAAAAAAGGAAAATGAGTCAGTCACGGAGCAGTTATAGGAAAAAGATAAAAAGATCAGTAAGGAGGGCTGCACTGGCTGCACAATC GAGAGAAGATAATGCTCCTCATTGTGATACTGGTCATGAAAGAAAGGAGTGTGTAACAGCTACTTCGGGAAACACTCT CCCTATTGTAGAAGAACTTGAGATTGGTAATCTCCAGCATGACTTTTCCTCAGATCCTATTTCTGCCTCTATGCCCGAAGAAAATGTTGAAGAACTAATGTCTTGCATCAAGAAAGATCCATATTTAAAACCTATTGTAGAAGATATCGAGATTGGCGGTCCAACG AAGGAAATGGATAGGTTGCTGAAAGAGAGGCTTACAGAAATAAGGAAAATGCCTAACAAGCAACGGAGCAGTAAGAGGAAAAAGTTCAAAAGATTATATGAAAGGGCTGCACTGGCTGCGCAATC ATCAAATAATGCTCTTTATACTGGTCATGGAAGAGAGGAGTGTGTAGCAGCAGTTGCTTCAGGAAACATTGTggcaat CCCTAATGTAGAAGAACTTGAGATTGGTAATATCCAGCACGATTTATCCTCAGATCCTATTTCTACCTCCATCtccgaagaagatcttgaagaacTGATGTCTTGCATCGAGAAAGATCCATATTTGAAACCTATTGTAGAAGATATCGAAATTGGTGGTCCAACAGTAATGATGAG GTACTTGAATGATCCTGAGGTACTGCAAAAGTTGGGGCAGGCTATGGGTTTTGGCCTTTCAGGGGAAATTGTAGATACAACTGAACCTAATGCTCCAGCTGATTATGCAGATGATAAAAGTACCAAAGAGAATGATTCGATTGTCTATGCTGGGCACAAGGGGAACCGTGGGCACAAGGATGTTGGCAACGAAGGGGTTTTAGTGCCAATATGGAATGAGGCTATTGCAGCAGAACAGgttaatttttatgggttttgttaTAACTGTCGTGAAAGGGGGCATAAGGCATCGCAATGCCCTAAAGAGAAGGTGCAAGCAGGAGACAAACGTGAGCAATCAAACACTGGGGTTGGAATCAGTAATGTGCAACCTCGTGACGAGGTTGTAGCACCAGCATGGAACGAGGCTATTGCAGCAGAGCCAAATTTCAAGCGATTTTGTTATAACTGTCGTGAAAGGGGGCATAAGGCATCGCAATGCCCTAAAGAGAAAGTGCAAACAGGGGATGAACGTGAGAAACCAAACACTGGGGTAGGAAACAGTAATGTGCAGCCTCATGGCCAGGTTGTAGCACCAGCATTGAATGGGGCTATTGCAGCAAAACCTACTAAGTTCAATCGGTTTTGTTATAACTGTCGTGAAAGGGGGCATAAGGCATCACAATGCCCTAAAGAGAAGGTGCAAGCAGGATACAAACTCGTGCAACCAGACACTGGGGGCCGCAAACAGTAA
- the LOC113298934 gene encoding uncharacterized protein LOC113298934 isoform X2, with protein sequence MQHYQRPSLQVPPSNMPQMQPPPSHLPLLPHSHLSRPPPMAGSLPMPSMCNSPQLPPMPVQMQRSSLQVPPSNMPQMQSPPSHLSLLPHSHLSRPPPVAGSLPMPSMSNSPQLPPMPVQMQRSSLQVPSSNMLQMQPPPSHLSLPPHSHLSRPPPMAGSLPMHSMSNSPQQRPSLQVPASNMPQMQPPPCHLSLPPYSHLSRPPPMTGSLPVPSLLNSPQLPPMPVQMGRQGSANHTVQPMPQGRLMHMKQMHSRSVPADALQQPPHGGYANGMPNIQGPSGPSGPGQMYPPLGGPYNHGQPVQMSMVAALNPFQNGGTYNRKRFPEEGFPREATSPSYASYLETLMRDSGPPPAVGTWPQPRRKGFDEESALARDSRQHDKPYGDSFRELDRLQEPKKYCEIDNFQVVDKYPDSYRGFDSYYNHGHDGPGMLSRCNHFPPDDLDHRPRISLTTEVSHEQSCHDSRECDKKSSSQERDQSPERTEMAIERDVQHQQDGGGERIQQIQQKLQQQQKQPQQQLLEVDEIQPEPSSILEERITCIKELQKLQQQKKQLPQQLLEVDEIQHEPSSDGISSSILEERTACIKELQKLQPQQKQQQLLEVNEIQLEPSSHGISSSILEKRTTCSKEDQYPKAIMEANEISGPAAVMRFSNDPEVLQKLGDGIGFGVSSDVVKPTEYNSPDDNAEDKSAKEDTSTSSGISSSILVERITCIKENQYPKAIMEANEIGDPAVVMRFSNDPEVLQKLGDGMDFGVSSDVVNPTEYNAPDDNAEDKSAKVDTSVHQTDGVGDIEEMDRLPKEERIREKRKMSQSRSSYRKKIKRSVRRAALAAQSREDNAPHCDTGHERKECVTATSGNTLPIVEELEIGNLQHDFSSDPISASMPEENVEELMSCIKKDPYLKPIVEDIEIGGPTEMDRLLKERLTEIRKMPNKQRSSKRKKFKRLYERAALAAQSSNNALYTGHGREECVAAVASGNIVAIPNVEELEIGNIQHDLSSDPISTSISEEDLEELMSCIEKDPYLKPIVEDIEIGGPTVMMRYLNDPEVLQKLGQAMGFGLSGEIVDTTEPNAPADYADDKSTKENDSIVYAGHKGNRGHKDVGNEGVLVPIWNEAIAAEQVNFYGFCYNCRERGHKASQCPKEKVQAGDKREQSNTGVGISNVQPRDEVVAPAWNEAIAAEPNFKRFCYNCRERGHKASQCPKEKVQTGDEREKPNTGVGNSNVQPHGQVVAPALNGAIAAKPTKFNRFCYNCRERGHKASQCPKEKVQAGYKLVQPDTGGRKQ encoded by the exons ATGCAACATTAT CAAAGACCTTCTTTACAAGTCCCACCCTCAAATATGCCGCAGATGCAGCCACCACCATCTCATTTACCCCTCCTACCACACTCTCATTTGTCTCGCCCTCCCCCAATGGCAGGTTCTTTGCCCATGCCCTCGATGTGTAACTCACCACAATTGCCACCAATGCCCGTTCAAATG CAAAGGTCTTCTTTACAAGTCCCACCTTCAAATATGCCGCAGATGCAGTCACCACCATCTCATTTATCCCTCCTACCACATTCTCATTTGTCTCGCCCTCCCCCAGTGGCAGGTTCTTTGCCCATGCCCTCGATGTCTAACTCACCACAATTGCCACCAATGCCTGTTCAAATG CAAAGGTCTTCTTTACAAGTCCCGTCCTCAAATATGCTGCAGATGCAGCCACCACCATCTCATTTATCCCTCCCACCACATTCTCATTTGTCTCGCCCTCCCCCAATGGCAGGTTCTTTGCCCATGCACTCGATGTCTAACTCCCCACAG CAAAGACCTTCTTTACAAGTTCCAGCCTCAAATATGCCGCAGATGCAGCCACCGCCATGTCATTTATCCCTCCCACCATATTCTCATTTGTCTCGCCCTCCCCCTATGACAGGTTCTTTGCCCGTGCCCTCGTTGTTGAACTCACCACAATTGCCACCAATGCCCGTTCAAATG GGGAGGCAAGGTTCGGCGAATCATACGGTGCAGCCAATGCCACAAGGACGTTTGATGCATATGAAACAAATGCATTCAAGATCTGTACCAGCTGATGCTCTACAGCAACCCCCACATGGTGGTTATGCGAATGGGATGCCTAATATTCAGGGACCTTCAGGACCAAGTGGACCCGGCCAAATGTATCCTCCATTGGGTGGTCCTTACAACCACGGACAACCTGTTCAAATGTCAATGGTTGCAGCACTTAATCCGTTCCAG AATGGTGGTACATACAATCGTAAAAGGTTTCCTGAGGAGGGATTCCCTAGGGAGGCCACTTCCCCTAGTTATGCTTCCTATCTAGAGACACTTATGCGGGATAGTGGACCCCCACCAGCAGTTGGCACTTGGCCTCAACCAAGGAGGAAAGGGTTTGATGAAGAATCTGCTTTAGCAAGAGACTCGAGACAACATGACAAGCCTTATGGCGATTCATTCCGTGAACTGGACAGATTGCAGGAACCCAAGAAATATTGCGAGATTGATAATTTTCAAGTAGTGGATAAATATCCAGATAGCTATCGTGGCTTCGACAGCTACTACAACCATGGACATGATGGGCCTGGGATGCTTAGTAGATGTAATCATTTTCCACCTGATGATCTTGATCATAGGCCACGTATATCCCTAACCACAGAAGTTAGCCATGAACAGTCTTGCCATGATTCCCGTGAATGTGATAAAAAGAGTTCGAGTCAAGAGAGAGATCAAAGTCCAGAAAGAACTGAAATGGCTATAGAAAGAGATGTCCAACATCAACAAGATGGAGGAGGtgagagaatacaacaaatacAGCAAAAactgcaacagcagcagaaacaaccGCAGCAACAACTACTTGAGGTTGATGAAATCCAGCCTGAGCCTTCTTCTATTCTTGAAGAAAGAATAACTTGTATCAAGGAACTGCAGAAACTGCAACAGCAGAAGAAACAACTGCCTCAGCAACTACTTGAGGTTGATGAAATCCAGCATGAGCCTTCTTCAGATGGTATTTCATCTTCTATTCTTGAAGAAAGAACAGCTTGTATCAAGGAACTACAAAAACTGCAACCGCAGCAGAAACAACAGCAACTACTTGAGGTTAATGAGATCCAGCTTGAGCCTTCTTCACAtggtatttcttcttctattcttGAAAAAAGAACAACTTGCAGCAAGGAAGATCAATATCCAAAAGCTATTATGGAAGCTAATGAGATCAGTGGTCCAGCTGCAGTGATGAG ATTCTCAAATGATCCTGAGGTTTTACAGAAGTTGGGGGATGGTATAGGCTTTGGAGTTTCAAGTGATGTTGTCAAACCAACTGAATATAATTCACCAGATGATAATGCAGAAGATAAATCTGCCAAAGAGGACACGTCGACTTCTTCTGGcatttcttcttctattcttGTAGAAAGAATAACATGCATCAAGGAAAATCAATATCCAAAAGCTATTATGGAAGCTAATGAGATCGGTGATCCAGCTGTAGTGATGAG GTTCTCGAACGATCCCGAGGTTTTACAGAAATTGGGGGATGGTATGGACTTTGGAGTTTCAAGTGATGTTGTCAATCCAACTGAATATAATGCACCAGATGATAATGCAGAAGATAAATCTGCCAAAGTGGACACGTCTGTTCATCAGACAGATGGTGTTGGCGACATTGAG GAAATGGATAGGTTGCCGAAAGAAGAGAGGATTAGAGAAAAAAGGAAAATGAGTCAGTCACGGAGCAGTTATAGGAAAAAGATAAAAAGATCAGTAAGGAGGGCTGCACTGGCTGCACAATC GAGAGAAGATAATGCTCCTCATTGTGATACTGGTCATGAAAGAAAGGAGTGTGTAACAGCTACTTCGGGAAACACTCT CCCTATTGTAGAAGAACTTGAGATTGGTAATCTCCAGCATGACTTTTCCTCAGATCCTATTTCTGCCTCTATGCCCGAAGAAAATGTTGAAGAACTAATGTCTTGCATCAAGAAAGATCCATATTTAAAACCTATTGTAGAAGATATCGAGATTGGCGGTCCAACG GAAATGGATAGGTTGCTGAAAGAGAGGCTTACAGAAATAAGGAAAATGCCTAACAAGCAACGGAGCAGTAAGAGGAAAAAGTTCAAAAGATTATATGAAAGGGCTGCACTGGCTGCGCAATC ATCAAATAATGCTCTTTATACTGGTCATGGAAGAGAGGAGTGTGTAGCAGCAGTTGCTTCAGGAAACATTGTggcaat CCCTAATGTAGAAGAACTTGAGATTGGTAATATCCAGCACGATTTATCCTCAGATCCTATTTCTACCTCCATCtccgaagaagatcttgaagaacTGATGTCTTGCATCGAGAAAGATCCATATTTGAAACCTATTGTAGAAGATATCGAAATTGGTGGTCCAACAGTAATGATGAG GTACTTGAATGATCCTGAGGTACTGCAAAAGTTGGGGCAGGCTATGGGTTTTGGCCTTTCAGGGGAAATTGTAGATACAACTGAACCTAATGCTCCAGCTGATTATGCAGATGATAAAAGTACCAAAGAGAATGATTCGATTGTCTATGCTGGGCACAAGGGGAACCGTGGGCACAAGGATGTTGGCAACGAAGGGGTTTTAGTGCCAATATGGAATGAGGCTATTGCAGCAGAACAGgttaatttttatgggttttgttaTAACTGTCGTGAAAGGGGGCATAAGGCATCGCAATGCCCTAAAGAGAAGGTGCAAGCAGGAGACAAACGTGAGCAATCAAACACTGGGGTTGGAATCAGTAATGTGCAACCTCGTGACGAGGTTGTAGCACCAGCATGGAACGAGGCTATTGCAGCAGAGCCAAATTTCAAGCGATTTTGTTATAACTGTCGTGAAAGGGGGCATAAGGCATCGCAATGCCCTAAAGAGAAAGTGCAAACAGGGGATGAACGTGAGAAACCAAACACTGGGGTAGGAAACAGTAATGTGCAGCCTCATGGCCAGGTTGTAGCACCAGCATTGAATGGGGCTATTGCAGCAAAACCTACTAAGTTCAATCGGTTTTGTTATAACTGTCGTGAAAGGGGGCATAAGGCATCACAATGCCCTAAAGAGAAGGTGCAAGCAGGATACAAACTCGTGCAACCAGACACTGGGGGCCGCAAACAGTAA